In Scophthalmus maximus strain ysfricsl-2021 chromosome 13, ASM2237912v1, whole genome shotgun sequence, the genomic window aagcgctttaaaaattaaatatattattattattatacaaaatcacagacaattaaaatcgCCATTCCAAAATGAATACgcttttcaggtcacatatctgtataaaaggACGATATGTGTGGTATCAGCCTCCTTAAAGATAAAACTATTCCTTCACGGAGATAACTTTATCCGGTCTCCTTTTCAGTGCTGCGGGACATAGGTGATCGCGGCCGGGACCTGGAGAGCGTTCTCGCGCAGTACATCAACTTCGTCAAGCCTGCGTTCGAGGAGTTCTGCCTGCCAGTGAGTGCATATTCCTACAAGTAATACTCCTCGACTGCAGGTTACGTGCATCCGTCCTGAACACCGTCTCACGGTcaaacctgtttttttgtcctccctCCTTGACCCCAGACGAAGAAATACGCCGATGTTATAATACCAAGAGGCGCCGATAACATTGGTGAGTAGCTGTGCCTCCTTTATCTTGGGAGATTTTCTTCCAGTGCGCTGGTACGTTAACGATTGGTATTATTGACACCAAATGTTTCAGACGCTATAGTCTCAACGGTGTTATCGTGAAGGACACAGCTGTGTTTATTGTTGACCTCCAAGCTGGGAACTGTGCTCTCGGGAACTAAGGAAGGAAAAAGCTTCTGCTGTTGGGCGAACAAAACAGCTTTGTATGTTGACTGGAGTAAAAGAACATTGGGGGCGAAAAAATGCACAAGAAACCCCCATATTGTAGTAGATAACTTCCCCAGTTTGTGTTTGGGTTAGGTGGGTAGAAGTCTGAAAGGATTCTGACAATGTCTTTAGAACAgtgatacatttttgttaaGCTTCAGGGGTTTTGAAAGATTGAtggcttttaatttttttttttagcaaatttgCAATTATGCTTAAAGTCCCGCTCCActcaaaaaggtgttttttcttctgttcctgtcctctaagatgtctgacattgacgatattaataataataataataattttattcatctagcacctttcagaagtagcttcacaaagtgctttcacaaaaacacacaaatcacagacaattaaaatcggcattccaaaaataatacggttttcaggtcacatatctgtatatatatattaaaaaaaagctataaaaaGATGACATCTCAttaaagcaagtctatagatacgggtttttaaaagtgactttatGACTACAGGGGGCAAATGTTGTGACTctagaggtgttttcacattcctctcctgcaggaggagatttctgtgccaCTTCTCtgaatttgaaattcaaacgaatcctgggccagctagatttggtacgtcacaaatacagaaacaaacaatcgctgtcaaatatgcaaatgtgaggcaaataAAACTGGAAACTTCCAGGACAgcgcatccatgagaggacggcagtcCTGTTCGGCAGACAGTTTTATAGTTGAATCTCTAATGTTGCCGCTAGACGTCTTGTTGCGCgcattcttccaccggtcagcctagcgcgagcagctgtgttatttgcatatcatgaatatgcaaagtctcagaattcctcaatgagggagagatagaggatCTCCAGCCCCATCTTAAAGGGTTTATTCAACacttttttggggtaaacaatgttaaacaaaaaattAGGCACAGCAGAttatctttatatactgtaaaacttgcctggagggggtctttaaatGTGTGCCTCAAATGTAAACTCTTGACTAACCATGACTGCACACCACTCTGTACGTCTCTCAATGCAGTCGCAATAAACCTCATAGTTCAACACATCCAGGATATTCTAAATGGCGGTTTGACCAAACGGCTGAGCGGGTGGTTCAACGGTTTCGGAGCGACGAAGAATCAGCCAAACATGGAGTCCAGCAGTCGGCCACACTGAGCACAGAAGCAGTccaagagaggaggaaggaaggaaggaaggaaggaaggaaggaaggttcACCTGCACGTGCCAAATTGTGCTCTTCAGTGGGGCAGACGGGGCACGAGTTACTGCCAGGACATCAAAAAGGGCCTGGTTTGTTCATACGATTCTGCTTCGATTGAGAACATCAATGAGAAGCGGGGATTTCTTTCCCTTGTGGAGCTGGTTTAAAGCAGTTgtattctgcttttatttttctctttattctttGCTTGTGAACTCTGAGATTATAGGGGGGGAGAAATACACAGAGGCTCACATGGAATTTAATTTCAAACTGCTGCCTGCCTTTACCACAGCGCTGTAATGGAGAAACTAAAGAAGCAGTTAgtaaaaagagcaaagaaaaaagacttcAGAACACTTGACAGCCTTTAACCATACAATAGACACAGTGTAGCAACATGCAGTTGAACGGCAGGGCCTTACCCTATTTTCCGTTAATGAGATCACTGTGTGACCGGACTGATTCCATTATTTTTCAAGCTCCATATAAATCAGATTTATGTTATAGATTCTGACCTGATGTACTAATGGGTTAAGATTTCTGATCTTTGTGTCATGTGGCCTGTACTTGCTTTGTCGTGTGTAAATCTATGACTTATTAGGGCGAATTAAACAACCGATTTTCACCTCAATCCAAAGATGTCTGACATCGTGTCCAAAGAAAATGTTCCATTCTGTCTTTGTGGGCTAATTGATTTCCACCTGAATGCGGGATGGACATACCCGTTGGTCATTTATTAAGATGCTGATGTTACACACAGAACAGTTGATCACGTTGTTATAGAAATGCCGCAAAGTATTATTTTGTGTCTCTGATTTCTTCGAACTTGAATCCTCAGATGCACATTTGCTagtttcattcaaatgaatatgCATTCAGCTGTAAAATGTCAAGTAATTCCAAGACGCCCGGTGTGTTAGTGTTCTGCAAATGTTGTTTAATGCAGGTTTCGTTCTGTGTACATATTTCTAATGATAAAAGTTCTCAGGTACTCTGTGTCTGCTTGAGTTGACACATCTGTCACTGAAAGTCTTGTATttgattacacacaaaaaaatcctatGTTGCTTCACTTGTCTaatttgtcttctgtttttaatcTATACATTTAGACTAAAGTGCCACATGCTGCCAAGTGCTCTATTCTACTAACCCAAAAACCGAGTTGACAAACAGTTGATTAATGTCGTGGCAGTCAGGGCCACAGGGATCATTTTTGcactacttttatttttttctgggaatCTAAGGGCttataattaatatttaacagGCTTTTCCCTGTACACGTTAACGTGTTAGTGAGATGAAAATGACACACCGTCATGGCCGACTGGGACAGCTGAATAGGCAGTAGCTATCTCTGTAGTGATGCCAGCACTCTTCCTACAACGATgagggaaaatgtttgctgcGAAAAAAGTACTTGGTATCGTTAGACTGAATCTATAGATTTGACTTTGACTACGTATCGCCAAAAAATATGTAGAATGTGGAACCTTTACCCATCATCACATTCTTATTAATCCTTAGGTTTATGACATTTCTGAAAGACCCGGCACCCAGAGTTATACCCTTACCCAGTTTTTACAATTTGTGGTATTCAGTGTTTGTCCACTAGAGTTGTATTCCTCTCCagtgagaagaaaacattttaaatctgaATGCCGGGCATTAAAAAGATGCAGAAAACTGGAAGATTATATATGAAAATCCCAATAAAGGAAACAATTTGAGATCTTTTTAGTGTCTGCAGGGGTCAACAGTTTGTGGTGGGGGTGGAGTTCATGATCTCAGTCCTATCTTAGGACCTAAACTACATGTAACAAATTTGTAACATCATAGGTCTACAGTTGTTTAGCCAAATCCACGCGGCCTCCTAATTATCCATATTTTTAGTTTGTGGCGTGTTCGCACTGGAGAAGTGAggaaacaaaatatattcaaaagtCAGCatgcagactttaaaaaaagttaattcatTCTCCCAGAATGCAATGCTTACAGGAAAAGAACTATTCACAGCCGGAAAAAAGGTGTAACCGATGGTGGAACACTAGCTGCAGGaacatcaaacaaaaaagagatttaatcaaattttgttttaaaaatatttttgctgtatgtatattagagctgcaacagttaataataaaaagtcaaaattctatcATTTCagcttgaatgtgaatattttctggtttctttgctcctctatgacagtaaaccacatatctttggtgtgtggacaaaacaaaacatcatcttggggtttgggaaacacgatcgatatttttcaccattttatggaccaaacaactaatcggtaaatggagaaaataatcaccagattcatcgattatgaaaataatctttagttgcagccctgatgtGTATATCAACTGCAAAAGCAGTATAGAACAATGATTAGTATACTGTAAAGTTTGTTATATGGAGTTAGGACAGcacatgatgtaaaaaaaacaccaggaaaTTTTAAGTTTACACTTTACTTGAATTATGAGAttgatgacagaaaaaaacattagacaTTTGTTTCCTTCTAGTCCACCTAACATGCACTTGcgtacaaattacatttttaatcacaaaCTGGCCAACACACAATGGAAATGTTCCTCAGAATTAAAGTATTACTTTAGAACTGTGTCCCCTCTGAGTCCAGTTTATTGCTGCAAGGTAAGAGCACTGTAACTGTCCCGCCCAGCCGGAAGAGGCTCTCCTGACGAACAGCAGGCCCCGTCTCTGTTCTCTTCCGAACTTGCTGCTTTACATCATTCCTGCGTATGTGGAGAAGTCGCTGCTTTGTTCGTATCCCGGGACTGAGCCTCCGCTCCATGGGGGAACCTCCTCAGCGTCACTCCCTGACACAGGAGCTCTGACCGAAGAGACCGCGGTACAGTTCGCTGCGTGCCTCGTCGCTCACCGAACTCTGGTCGACGGGGGCCATGAAATTCATCAGCTTACTGTGGATGTGGAATCGCACTTTGCGCCCCTTGCTGGCTTTGGTGTCCACCTTCTTCTTGATCTTGCTGCGCAGCTTCTGGATGGCCAGCCACTGCTTGCCCATGGCCACCTGGTCGTTGGGATCGGCCGCGTTCGTCCTGCGCTCGATGAGCTCTCTGAGCAGCTGGTGGTAGAAGTCGTCGTCGTCGAATATGTCCGCGTCCACGTCTTTGAGGTGTGTGTTGGCCCTCAGCTGGTGCTCCGCCGCCTCGCCCTCAGCGGGGACAGTCTCGGAGGCGAGAGCAGAGGCCTCCTTCTTCCCCAGGACTCTGTATTCAGAGCGACGGGTCTGTGTGCGCCGCACCAGCCGCTCTTTGTCCATCAGCACCTGCTCCACCTGAGTCAATATGTTCCTATCAAAGGCCCCGAAGCCCTTGCTGCTCTTACCCATGGTCAGTCTCGTTTTGTCATGCCACTTCTGCAGCGTGGCGTTGCGGTAAGGCTCGAAGGCGGCAAAGCGCTTGGCCATGAAGTCCGGGTACTCCGCCATCTCCAGTTTTCTCTTGGGTGCTCCGGCCTCCTGCGCTGgcgcctcctcgtcctcgtcactGTTAATCTCCTCGTCCTCACCCTGCGCCCCGGTCTTCCCCACAGCGATGGGCCTCGTGTCCGCGTTCTGGCACAGGAGCTGGTCGTGCAGCTCCAGCAGGGACCTTTGGAGAGCCTTCAAAGCCTTGTGGGTGTTCTTCAGCGCCCCCGCAACCTCGCCACCGCCCCTCCTCCTGAACTCCGGGAGAGTCTGCGGCTGTGGAAGCTGGTTGGCTGTTGCCAGCGCTTTCTGGATTTTGATCCGTCCCTCCAGCAGTTGGTCCCACAGGGCCAGCTGGTTCTTGACGGCTTTGCctttctccacctcctcgtctATTTTCTCTTTAGAAAACGTGCGCACAGTTCCCTCCTCATCGCCATCTCCGTCATCCTCCATGTCATCGTCATCGGAGGCGTCGTCCTCGTCGCTGCCTTCAGTCTCCTCTGCACTGTCGTCATAACCAGCATCATCTTCACTCACCCCCAGGTCGTCCATGCCCTCTGTCAGCTTGTGGAAGTCCACTCCCTGAGGGAAGGTCATGTCAGAACCTTTCTTCTTACCCACTaactcctcatcatcatcatcttcatcttcctccagattgtcatcatcatctgccTCTTCATCCACCATAGAATCATCACCTTCTTGCCCTTCTATGCTAccaccctcttcctccttatccctatcatcatcatcatcaatatcatcctcctcctcatcctcctcaccgGATCCTCCAATATCCATCAGCAGCTGTTTACGAGAGACAGCTTTCCCCACGTAGCGCCCGTCTGTGTCCGAGAGCAGGGATGTGTTGTGCTTCCGCAGGGCACTGAGGCCGAGTccgtcttcgtcgtcgtcgtcgtcgtcctcatTGAACTTGTCGACGACTCTGGCTTTGGTCGTCTCGTCACCATCGTCCTCTGGGTCGGCGAATTTGGGCAAAGGATTCAACAGATCCTCGAGCTGCTGAGAAAACGAGCCTGCCATTGGGGACACGTCTTACGGGCAACCACACGTGTGATGTAGACGGGACTGCACCGAGCTGCAGAAGGTGATGACGTTAGTAAAATGCGACGGAATTGTCAATTATTTTTCCCTGGGTTGTGTCTTTCAGGCAGAACCGCTTCTCGGGCAGCATATTTATTGTACGTTGAGAAGACTTGTTTGACTTATACCATAGAATTATCAATTAACCCCATTAGGGAAACAATAATATTTCCAGACCCACAATATTAGTACGGGCCAATCAAATAAAAGGTCTATGCATTGATACACATTAAAGtttaacacaaaataataaatagaaaaaggttttctttgtgattattatttttgaataactGAAGTATTTTTAAACTCCACAACCTCccacaaaacagcaaatatcagtcaaaaatattttgactgtgTTAACCAGATGtacatttttgcaaaaacaactttttacTTCAAATCCTTACGCCTTTAatgcaaaaccaaaaataatgtTCATAAAAACGCTTTATTAAGCATAAAAATGTCCTGGGGGTGAATAAGAGGTAAATTTTGGCTAATGGGGAAATTTGAGTCCACGGGTAAACTgacaaataaaagcatgaaacaAATTATACATTAATTTAATGTACTCAAATGGGATgaacaaaaaatggaaatttcGGTTACCGCCACAGTACAGTAAGAAGTTCCTGAAAGACAGATCCCGGGGCACTGGAAGTTAACCGCCGCTATTAACTTTTACGCATGCGTACCTGGGTGTCTGTGCTCCAGGCTGCTCTTGCTCGCTAGTTTTGTTCCGCCGACTTCTCCCGAAAGAGCGCCTACTGGAGAGTAAATATGTCAACGAGCGACTTCTATTTGAGATATTATGTTGGGCACAAGGGGAAGTTTGGACACGAGTTCCTGGAATTTGAATTCAGACCCGACGGTAAGTTCAATTTGGCGGCAACACAGGAGTGTTAGCCGTCCTGCTGCTAAGCTAACGTCGCTAGGTCGCCAGCCACCGGGCGCTGGGTAGGCCGCAGCCCTACTTAACCGACAAGCTAGCGCCAAATTCTTTCGTGTGGTTTCCACTGCATGAGAAATAATATTAGTTTGTGATTAGACTGAACTGATGGCTAATCATCTATTTATTATAAATGCCTTAATGATAAAATTATTAGTCTTTGCACACAGTAGCGCCACGAGGCCTTTAGGAGAAGGTGACAAACGCGTGCGTTGTGTTGAAAGTTGATCTCATTGATTCAAACTTCtgcttctgttcttcttctcgCAGGTAAACTGAGATATGCGAACAACAGTAACTACAAGAACGACGTCATGATCAGGAAAGAGGTATGTCCTGACAATTCCGTTTGTTGGATTAAGTTGAGTGTAAACTCGGATCAATCGGCAGCCCAGGTTGTGTGGCTCTCTTTTTGGTAACTGGGATGCAATTTCAAGTTGCTCGTGTCAACATAACGGCCCTCGTATCATAAGGCAAATCTTTGACTTCCGTGATATTGAATATCACATTGTGTTAAAAGCTTTCATGCAGTGCGGCATGTAAACAAGGGCCTGGTTGATCACAATGGCAATGTAAGTAGTagggttcctacgcagtatgggAAAGTATGAAATTTGATTTAGTAATTTACAGGTCCAGATTAGTatgggaaaatatttttgtttccagacTCAAGTCTAAACAGTAACATGAGTAGTTCCTATCAATCGGGCATTATTTAGATTATCCTGGTGATAGCTAGTTACTTTGCACCGTCCCCTcttttgatgataaaatacacatttaccccaaaTTACGGAGTTGAAATATCAATCTTTGAATATAGGAATCGGTCCTAGAATAGGTAACGTCCGAATTGGAAGTATCCAGTAATTGGCGAAACCGTAACtttgtgtatgaagtgcaactTAAgcacacagattttttaaatgatttatcatattcatatttacttaTGTAATAATTACTTATTATAATTACGTATTACTTATATTTACTTatgtaataatattattaaaaataacttATGATATTCATGTCAGGGCCACATGATCCCTGTGGCCCTGACAAATTTATCCAATAAACATTTAGCTATTTGgactcaaatgtcaaatatggtctgaaaaatctgcagagaagaaggaaattgAGTCTGGAAttctgaaatggaaaatgtgtaggaaccctggTAGAGATGTTCATTGTTTCCCGGTTACAACAGagtgaacattaaaaacattatcattatctaGTCTCAGCTTTTATCTTATCTCAGTTTCTAAATGCTCAAAGCGTAAAAACCCAGTTCATCGGTTTACTGTGTTCCAACCCAGGCGTACGTACACAAGAGTgtgatggaggagctgaagaggatCATCGATGACAGTGAGATCACCAAGGAAGACGATGCTCTGT contains:
- the aatf gene encoding protein AATF, encoding MAGSFSQQLEDLLNPLPKFADPEDDGDETTKARVVDKFNEDDDDDDEDGLGLSALRKHNTSLLSDTDGRYVGKAVSRKQLLMDIGGSGEEDEEEDDIDDDDDRDKEEEGGSIEGQEGDDSMVDEEADDDDNLEEDEDDDDEELVGKKKGSDMTFPQGVDFHKLTEGMDDLGVSEDDAGYDDSAEETEGSDEDDASDDDDMEDDGDGDEEGTVRTFSKEKIDEEVEKGKAVKNQLALWDQLLEGRIKIQKALATANQLPQPQTLPEFRRRGGGEVAGALKNTHKALKALQRSLLELHDQLLCQNADTRPIAVGKTGAQGEDEEINSDEDEEAPAQEAGAPKRKLEMAEYPDFMAKRFAAFEPYRNATLQKWHDKTRLTMGKSSKGFGAFDRNILTQVEQVLMDKERLVRRTQTRRSEYRVLGKKEASALASETVPAEGEAAEHQLRANTHLKDVDADIFDDDDFYHQLLRELIERRTNAADPNDQVAMGKQWLAIQKLRSKIKKKVDTKASKGRKVRFHIHSKLMNFMAPVDQSSVSDEARSELYRGLFGQSSCVRE
- the magoh gene encoding protein mago nashi homolog → MSTSDFYLRYYVGHKGKFGHEFLEFEFRPDGKLRYANNSNYKNDVMIRKEAYVHKSVMEELKRIIDDSEITKEDDALWPPPDRVGRQELEIVIGDEHISFTTSKIGSLIDVNQSKDPEGLRVFYYLVQDLKCLVFSLIGLHFKIKPI